A genome region from candidate division KSB1 bacterium includes the following:
- a CDS encoding type I restriction-modification system subunit M yields MTENNQKQLGKILWNIADHLRGAMNADDFRDYMLAFLFLRYLSDNYEQAARKELGRDYPDPDAVGNGGRTPLSVWYDDNPDDVDAFEKQMRRKAHYVIKPKHLWANIACMARTQDTELLNTLQEGFKYIENESFESTFSGLFSEINLGSEKLGKTYQTRNDKLCTIIQKIAEGLAAFSTDSDTLGDAYEYLIGQFAAGSGKKAGEFYTPQRISDILSAIVTLDGQDPETGPRSKLASVLDFACGSGSLLLNVRNRVVNAGGSVGMIYGQEKNITTYNLCRMNMLLHGVKDSEFEIYHGDTLTNDWDMLREQNPAKKPTFDAVVANPPFSYRWDPNDALGEDMRFKNHGLAPKSAADFAFLLHGFHYLKDEGVMAIILPHGVLFRGGKEAAIRRKLLNDGHIDTVIGLPANLFYSTGIPVCILVLKKCKKPDDVLIINASAEGNFEKGKRQNYLNPEHIKKIVDTYQHRKEEERYARRVEMDEIEENDYNLNISRYVSTAKPEPEIDLKATHADLVDAEKKIKAAKDKHNAFLEELGLPPLP; encoded by the coding sequence ATGACTGAAAACAACCAGAAACAACTGGGCAAAATCCTCTGGAACATCGCCGACCACCTGCGCGGGGCGATGAACGCGGACGATTTCCGCGACTATATGCTCGCGTTTCTGTTCCTGCGCTATCTGTCGGACAACTACGAGCAGGCGGCGCGGAAGGAACTGGGGCGGGACTATCCCGACCCGGATGCGGTGGGCAACGGCGGCCGGACGCCGCTGTCGGTGTGGTACGATGACAACCCCGACGACGTGGACGCGTTCGAAAAACAGATGCGCCGCAAGGCCCACTATGTCATCAAGCCAAAGCATCTGTGGGCGAACATCGCCTGCATGGCCCGGACGCAAGACACGGAACTGCTGAACACGCTGCAGGAGGGTTTCAAGTACATCGAGAACGAATCGTTCGAAAGCACCTTCTCCGGGCTGTTCTCGGAGATCAACCTCGGCTCGGAGAAGCTGGGCAAGACCTACCAGACCCGCAACGATAAACTCTGCACGATCATCCAGAAGATCGCCGAGGGGCTGGCTGCGTTCTCGACCGATTCCGACACGCTGGGCGACGCCTACGAATACCTGATCGGCCAGTTCGCCGCCGGGTCGGGCAAGAAGGCGGGGGAGTTCTATACGCCCCAGCGCATCAGCGACATCCTGTCCGCCATCGTCACCCTCGACGGCCAGGACCCCGAGACCGGCCCCCGGAGCAAGCTGGCAAGCGTGCTGGACTTTGCCTGCGGGTCGGGGTCGCTGTTGCTGAACGTCCGCAACCGCGTGGTCAATGCCGGGGGCAGCGTCGGCATGATCTACGGCCAGGAGAAGAACATCACGACCTACAACCTTTGCCGCATGAACATGCTGCTGCACGGGGTGAAGGATTCGGAGTTCGAGATTTACCACGGCGATACGCTGACCAACGACTGGGACATGCTCCGTGAGCAAAACCCGGCGAAGAAGCCGACGTTCGACGCGGTCGTCGCCAATCCGCCGTTCAGCTACCGCTGGGACCCGAACGACGCCCTCGGCGAAGACATGCGGTTCAAGAACCACGGGCTGGCGCCGAAGAGCGCGGCCGACTTCGCCTTTCTGCTGCACGGGTTTCACTACCTCAAGGATGAGGGCGTGATGGCGATCATCCTGCCCCACGGCGTGCTGTTCCGTGGCGGCAAGGAGGCGGCGATCCGCAGGAAGCTGCTCAACGACGGGCACATCGACACGGTGATCGGCCTGCCGGCGAATCTGTTCTACTCGACGGGTATTCCGGTGTGCATTCTCGTGCTCAAGAAGTGCAAGAAGCCCGATGACGTGCTGATCATCAACGCCAGCGCTGAAGGCAACTTCGAGAAAGGCAAGCGGCAGAACTATCTGAACCCCGAGCACATCAAAAAGATCGTCGACACCTACCAGCACCGCAAGGAAGAGGAGCGGTACGCCCGGCGGGTCGAGATGGATGAGATCGAAGAGAACGACTACAACCTGAACATCTCGCGCTATGTCAGCACGGCCAAGCCGGAACCGGAAATCGACCTGAAAGCAACCCACGCCGACCTGGTCGACGCAGAGAAAAAGATCAAGGCGGCCAAGGACAAGCACAACGCGTTTCTCGAAGAACTGGGCCTGCCGCCATTGCCGTAA
- a CDS encoding DUF2442 domain-containing protein: MRIDKVKANQDYTLTIVTEDGRTGLFDVRPYLELEAFTDLKKQGAFHKIVNGRYFIEWDCGADLSADTIEAQLKSA, translated from the coding sequence ATGAGAATAGACAAAGTTAAAGCAAATCAAGATTATACGCTTACTATTGTTACTGAGGACGGAAGGACGGGACTTTTTGACGTCAGACCATATTTAGAACTGGAAGCCTTTACTGATTTGAAAAAGCAAGGTGCTTTTCACAAAATAGTAAATGGCAGGTATTTTATAGAGTGGGATTGTGGCGCTGATTTGTCAGCTGATACCATTGAAGCTCAATTAAAAAGCGCATAA
- a CDS encoding chorismate mutase, whose amino-acid sequence MRQPNECKNMEDVWNEIDNIDLQIIRLISKRGEYVHAASKFKKSQIEVRAENRVKSMLRKRRDWAENEHIEPDVVEKLFSSLVDYFIAKEMNYWKEDN is encoded by the coding sequence ATGAGACAGCCAAATGAATGCAAAAATATGGAAGACGTTTGGAACGAAATTGACAATATTGATTTGCAGATTATAAGATTGATTTCCAAAAGGGGTGAGTATGTTCACGCTGCGTCGAAATTTAAAAAGAGTCAAATTGAGGTAAGAGCCGAAAATCGTGTAAAATCAATGCTCAGAAAGAGACGCGATTGGGCTGAAAACGAACATATAGAACCCGATGTTGTTGAAAAGCTATTTTCTTCTTTGGTCGATTATTTTATCGCTAAAGAAATGAACTACTGGAAAGAGGATAACTGA
- a CDS encoding PAS domain S-box protein, which yields MSQNKRPDCETGRRHGSTPASADVWEALRASESHYRRLFESAKDGILILDAETGMITDANPYLLELLGYSREDLVQKKVWELGFLADVVANEANFSELQQKEFIRYDDLALEGRDGKRHEVEFISTTYLERGQKVMQCNIREISERKKAERVERESALMIQRIINAIPARVFWKDKDLVILGCNAAFAHDAGFAKPKDIIGKDDFQMGWREQAEKYRDDDRAVIESGCAKLLVEETRTTPAGDTIKLLTNKLPLLNEDGEIVGVIGTYMDITALKQSQESRDLLAIAVEQAAEAIIITDQTGSILYVNPVFETITGYTREDAMGRNPRILKSGKHDEKFYRWMWAELTAGRVFRCRMINKRKDGTLYKEESTTSPVYDATGKTTHYVAVKRDLSHETHLEEQLHQAQKMESVGRLAGGVAHDFNNLLMGIMGYTEMCKEEIEPSHAIRGWLDEITLCSERSAEITRQLLAFARKQAIEPKIVDLNDSVESMLKLLRRLIGEDINLAWRPGKSTGSVLIDPAQIDQILANLCVNARDAISGVGEIVIETEKAHIDADYCASHPDAIPGKYVYLSVSDDGSGMKEEDLAQVFEPFFTTKGVGKGTGLGLSTVYGIAKQNFGSVDASSELGKGSTFRVYLQEVEAEVVKTTVTSKAEAPRGRGETILLVEDEKALRVTCGLFLESLGYHVVVAETPGEALKLTAQHSGAIHLLLTDVVMPGMDGRQLAKRITVAKPGVEVLFMSGYTSDVISRRGVIDKGLHFMSKPFTRDDLARKVRELLDASSVQTT from the coding sequence ATGAGCCAAAACAAGAGACCGGATTGCGAGACGGGACGTCGTCATGGCTCGACACCCGCGAGTGCCGATGTGTGGGAGGCATTGCGTGCCTCGGAAAGCCACTATCGCAGACTCTTCGAGTCTGCCAAGGACGGTATTCTGATCCTCGACGCCGAGACCGGGATGATCACGGATGCCAATCCGTATCTATTGGAATTGCTGGGCTACTCGCGCGAAGATTTGGTCCAGAAGAAAGTCTGGGAGCTCGGTTTCCTCGCGGATGTTGTCGCCAACGAGGCTAACTTTTCCGAGCTACAGCAGAAGGAATTCATCCGGTACGATGATCTGGCGCTGGAGGGCCGCGATGGAAAGCGGCATGAGGTGGAGTTCATCAGCACTACCTATCTGGAACGCGGCCAGAAGGTCATGCAGTGCAACATCCGGGAAATTTCTGAACGAAAAAAGGCAGAAAGAGTGGAGCGGGAATCCGCATTGATGATCCAACGGATTATCAATGCAATACCCGCTCGTGTCTTCTGGAAGGACAAGGATCTTGTCATTTTGGGCTGCAATGCGGCATTCGCCCATGATGCGGGTTTCGCCAAGCCCAAGGATATCATTGGCAAAGACGACTTTCAGATGGGATGGCGCGAGCAAGCGGAAAAGTATCGCGACGATGATAGAGCCGTCATCGAAAGTGGTTGCGCCAAGCTGCTCGTCGAGGAAACCCGGACGACCCCGGCGGGGGACACCATCAAGCTGTTGACAAACAAATTGCCGCTGCTCAATGAGGACGGTGAGATCGTTGGTGTGATCGGAACGTATATGGACATCACTGCCCTCAAGCAGTCCCAGGAATCGCGCGACCTGTTGGCGATTGCGGTGGAGCAGGCGGCGGAGGCGATCATCATCACGGATCAGACGGGCAGCATTCTCTATGTGAATCCGGTTTTCGAGACGATTACCGGCTATACCCGCGAAGATGCCATGGGCCGCAACCCGCGCATTCTCAAGAGCGGCAAGCACGACGAAAAGTTCTACCGCTGGATGTGGGCGGAACTGACTGCCGGGCGCGTGTTTCGATGCCGCATGATCAACAAGCGAAAGGACGGCACCCTCTACAAGGAAGAGTCCACGACCTCGCCCGTGTACGATGCGACGGGCAAGACCACCCATTATGTCGCCGTGAAACGCGATCTCTCGCACGAAACACATCTTGAAGAACAACTCCATCAAGCCCAGAAGATGGAGTCGGTGGGCCGATTGGCGGGGGGCGTGGCGCATGACTTTAACAATTTGCTCATGGGCATCATGGGATACACCGAGATGTGCAAGGAGGAAATTGAGCCGAGCCATGCGATCAGGGGGTGGCTCGACGAAATAACCTTGTGCTCCGAGAGGTCGGCTGAAATCACCCGGCAACTTTTAGCCTTTGCCCGGAAACAGGCTATTGAGCCCAAGATCGTGGACCTCAATGATTCCGTGGAGAGCATGCTCAAGCTGTTGCGGCGGCTCATCGGTGAGGACATCAATTTGGCCTGGCGGCCCGGCAAGAGCACGGGTTCGGTACTGATCGATCCGGCGCAGATTGACCAGATCCTTGCCAACCTGTGCGTCAATGCTCGTGACGCCATTTCCGGCGTCGGTGAGATCGTCATCGAGACCGAAAAGGCTCACATTGATGCAGACTATTGCGCAAGCCATCCGGATGCCATTCCCGGAAAGTATGTCTATCTCTCGGTCAGCGACGATGGCAGCGGAATGAAAGAGGAGGATCTGGCGCAGGTGTTCGAGCCGTTTTTCACGACGAAGGGGGTCGGCAAGGGAACGGGGCTGGGATTGTCCACCGTCTATGGTATCGCCAAGCAGAACTTTGGATCCGTAGACGCATCCAGCGAATTAGGCAAGGGCTCGACATTCAGGGTCTATTTGCAAGAGGTTGAGGCAGAGGTCGTGAAAACAACCGTTACCAGCAAGGCGGAAGCGCCCAGAGGTCGAGGGGAGACCATTCTTTTGGTGGAGGACGAGAAAGCACTGCGCGTAACCTGTGGCCTGTTCCTGGAATCCCTCGGGTATCACGTCGTGGTCGCGGAGACACCGGGCGAAGCCTTGAAACTGACAGCCCAGCATTCGGGGGCCATTCATCTGTTGTTGACCGACGTGGTCATGCCCGGAATGGATGGACGCCAACTGGCGAAAAGAATCACTGTGGCCAAGCCAGGCGTCGAGGTGCTGTTCATGTCCGGTTACACATCTGATGTGATAA
- a CDS encoding DUF4160 domain-containing protein, with protein sequence MPTISMFYGILIRMFFKDIDKHILPHIHAEYQGKVAVYSIPDGNLLAGNIPLQKEKLVAAWIEIHKDDLLADWELAVNGKTPFKIKGLDQ encoded by the coding sequence ATGCCCACTATTTCAATGTTTTATGGTATTCTCATTCGGATGTTTTTCAAGGATATCGATAAGCATATTCTCCCGCATATTCATGCGGAATATCAAGGCAAAGTTGCTGTCTACTCTATTCCTGACGGCAACTTGCTCGCAGGCAATATACCTCTGCAAAAAGAGAAATTAGTTGCAGCTTGGATTGAAATTCACAAGGATGACTTGCTGGCAGATTGGGAACTTGCTGTTAATGGTAAAACTCCATTCAAAATCAAAGGATTGGACCAATGA
- a CDS encoding restriction endonuclease subunit S, with product MKHKSTRILTPKLRFPEFRDAGKWNKQKLGDIVALEYGSPLPEKDRKGGRFPVIGSNGIVGYHDEAIVDGPAIVVGRKGSAGQVNWIESDCYPIDTTFFVKNYDTESCPIAFLWRLLERSNLERLGDAGAVPGLNRNEVYLLKTYIPSPAEQQKIAECLSSLDGLIATEGRKLEALNAHKKGLMQQLFPQPGETMPRLRFPEFRDSGEWENKTLEEVADYENGKAHEQDIDEHGKYIVVNSKFISTEGEVIKYSNSINLSANKDDILMVLSDVPNGRAIARCFLVDKDDTYTVNQRICKITAQSVVSVLLFYILDRNTYFLAFDDGVKQTNLKKEDVLQCPIMLPKDEDEQQRIAACLTALDTRINAQAEKIDTLKTHKRGLMQQLFPAMGEVEA from the coding sequence ATGAAACATAAAAGCACACGCATCTTGACGCCGAAACTGCGGTTTCCGGAGTTTCGGGATGCGGGAAAGTGGAATAAGCAGAAGCTAGGTGACATCGTAGCGCTTGAATACGGCAGTCCACTTCCTGAGAAAGATAGGAAAGGCGGTCGTTTTCCTGTCATAGGTTCAAACGGGATTGTCGGCTACCATGATGAGGCCATAGTCGATGGGCCAGCCATCGTCGTTGGCCGTAAAGGTTCAGCAGGACAAGTCAACTGGATTGAATCCGACTGCTATCCAATCGACACTACGTTTTTCGTCAAAAATTACGATACTGAATCATGTCCGATTGCTTTTCTTTGGCGACTACTTGAACGAAGTAATTTGGAGAGACTTGGTGATGCAGGTGCTGTGCCGGGTCTGAATCGCAACGAAGTCTATTTGCTGAAAACATACATCCCATCCCCAGCCGAGCAACAGAAAATCGCCGAGTGTCTGAGTTCGCTGGACGGGTTGATCGCCACCGAGGGCCGGAAGCTCGAGGCGCTCAATGCCCACAAAAAAGGCCTGATGCAGCAACTCTTTCCCCAACCCGGCGAGACCATGCCCCGGCTGCGGTTTCCGGAGTTTCGGGATAGCGGGGAGTGGGAAAATAAGACACTGGAAGAAGTAGCTGATTATGAAAATGGAAAAGCTCATGAGCAGGATATAGACGAGCATGGAAAGTACATTGTTGTTAACTCAAAATTCATTTCAACAGAAGGCGAAGTAATAAAGTACAGTAATTCTATTAACTTATCTGCAAACAAAGACGATATTTTGATGGTTCTGAGTGATGTACCAAACGGACGGGCGATAGCAAGATGTTTCCTCGTAGATAAAGACGATACGTATACCGTAAATCAGCGTATATGTAAGATTACGGCACAGAGTGTCGTAAGTGTACTGCTTTTTTATATTCTAGATAGAAATACATATTTTCTTGCTTTCGATGATGGCGTTAAACAAACCAATTTAAAAAAAGAAGATGTACTTCAATGCCCAATAATGTTACCCAAGGATGAAGATGAACAACAACGCATCGCCGCCTGCCTCACCGCCCTCGACACCCGGATCAACGCGCAGGCGGAGAAGATCGACACCCTCAAGACCCACAAGCGCGGCCTGATGCAGCAGCTCTTCCCAGCGATGGGGGAGGTTGAGGCATGA
- the dinD gene encoding DNA damage-inducible protein D, producing the protein MESNQIQAMTQTFEGHAQQTDNGVEYWLARDLQILLGYTEWRNFLRIIGKAETACEVSGNPASDHFVDVNKMIKLGKGGQREIEDVMLTRYACYLIAQNGDPRKPEIAFAQTYFALQTRKAELIEQRLLEAERVSARKELTDTEKELSKVIFEQTGGNQTFALIRSKGDHALFGKSTQTMKAHWRVPNNRPLADFAPTIILKAKDFATEITIHNAREHKMASEPRISREHVTNNQAVRETLLSRGIRPESLSPAEDVKKVERRLTLEEKKALKNPDRLENE; encoded by the coding sequence ATGGAAAGCAATCAGATTCAAGCAATGACCCAAACATTCGAGGGCCATGCTCAACAGACGGATAATGGAGTGGAATACTGGCTGGCTCGAGACCTCCAAATCCTGTTGGGTTACACCGAATGGCGCAATTTCCTCAGAATTATTGGAAAAGCGGAGACGGCCTGTGAGGTTTCGGGGAATCCAGCCTCGGATCATTTTGTCGACGTCAACAAAATGATCAAGCTGGGCAAGGGAGGTCAGCGCGAGATTGAAGATGTGATGCTTACCCGCTATGCCTGCTACCTCATCGCCCAGAACGGCGACCCGCGAAAGCCGGAGATTGCCTTTGCTCAAACCTATTTCGCCCTCCAGACCCGCAAGGCTGAACTCATCGAGCAACGGCTGCTGGAAGCCGAGCGTGTTTCCGCCCGCAAGGAACTCACCGATACCGAGAAAGAACTCTCCAAGGTCATCTTTGAGCAAACCGGCGGCAACCAGACCTTCGCCCTTATCCGCAGCAAAGGCGATCATGCCCTTTTTGGCAAGAGCACTCAGACCATGAAAGCCCATTGGCGAGTGCCGAATAATCGGCCGCTGGCGGACTTTGCTCCGACGATTATTCTCAAGGCCAAAGACTTTGCCACCGAGATCACCATCCACAACGCCCGTGAACACAAGATGGCCAGCGAACCGCGGATATCCCGGGAGCACGTCACCAACAATCAGGCCGTCCGGGAAACCTTGCTCAGCCGGGGAATCCGCCCCGAAAGCTTATCCCCCGCCGAGGACGTTAAAAAGGTCGAGCGCCGCCTGACTTTAGAAGAGAAAAAGGCGTTGAAGAATCCAGACAGATTGGAAAACGAATGA
- a CDS encoding DEAD/DEAH box helicase family protein: protein MTEQELEQALIEKLIDQKYTHRPDIHDRAALEGNFREHFEALNRVQLTDGEFKRLLDEIITPDVFTAATLLRERNSFTRDDGTPLNYTLVNIKDWCKNTFEVVNQLRINTDYSFQRYDVMLLINGIPAVQIELKTLGISPRRAMQQIVDYKKDPGNGYTKTLLCFVQLFIVSNQTETYYFANNNDRHFAFDADENFLPIYQHAAEDNAKITHIDDFAESFLPKCTLGTTISRYMVLVASEQKMLMMRPYQIYAVKAIDQCIRENRGNGYVWHTTGSGKTLTSFKASTLLKLNPDIQKCLFVVDRKDLDRQTREEFNRFQEGCVEENTNTAALVRRLVSDDYADKVIVTTIQKLGLALDETSKYNKFDKKNGKATFKQRLEPLSDKRMVFIFDECHRSQFGQTHQTIRNFFPKSQLFGFTGTPIFEDNATTKKIDGDIATLRTTKDLFPSELHAYTITHAIEDKNVLRFHVDYFKVAGASCSRATDGQEQEGLTAWEYFNPSTEIEIRTGGDLPHWEQDSVWYFVTFRLADSLPQAVVVEIKEQRDCWKQSHDLAHLTRDQIAEYHRLFSDRYENLLNAGNGSCVLRDPDIAKIVDDAFHHFEGQRYDLDEYVIMPNHVHVLVKPLAEYRLVDILHSWKSFTANQINRHLGKTGQIWQHESYDHIVRHERAMEAIRRYIREHPVAGASSSQMKSKPKPRTRKQDAPATVAKRAAIDAILDKHDAATGERRFNALFATASINDAIEYHELFKQVQAERQAGDSGFVPLKVAAVFSPPAEGNKDVQQLQEDLPQELEDNQQEPDRKKEALKAIIADYNGRYGTNHSIGEFDAYYQDVQKRIKDQKYPNRDLPQKGKEKIDIAIVVDMLLTGFDAKYLNTLYVDKNLKHHGLIQAFSRTNRVLNAAKPYGHILDFRGQQEKVDEAITLFSGARAEHAKDIWLVDKAPVVIEQLKAARQELDDFLQSQGLEARPEAVPNLRGDEARVAFVKQFKEVQRFTTQLDQYTDLTDDQRREIEQTLPRDDARAFRGVYIETAKRLKAKQDKTGGDMPRGDDRVREPSDEYGSDAIDQLDFEFVLFASADIDYDYIMNLIARFSGQTPDQQEMSREQLIRLIRSDAKFMDELDEITEYVRTLETGRPLTEEEVRNGYQRFKDERHAAELAAIADTHGLTTDALQTFVDAILERMIFDGEQLTDLMEPLDLSWRERREKELALMDDLVPLLKKRAGGRIISGLNAYEQ, encoded by the coding sequence CGAAAAACTGATCGATCAAAAATACACCCACCGCCCCGACATCCATGACCGCGCCGCCCTCGAAGGCAACTTTCGTGAGCACTTTGAGGCCCTCAACCGCGTCCAGCTCACCGACGGCGAATTCAAGCGCCTCCTCGACGAGATCATCACACCCGACGTCTTCACCGCCGCGACCCTGCTCCGCGAGCGCAATAGCTTCACCCGCGACGACGGTACCCCGCTCAACTATACCCTCGTCAACATCAAGGACTGGTGCAAAAACACCTTCGAGGTCGTCAACCAGCTTCGCATTAACACCGACTATAGCTTTCAACGCTACGACGTGATGCTCCTGATCAACGGCATCCCCGCCGTCCAGATCGAACTCAAGACCCTGGGCATCAGCCCCCGCCGAGCCATGCAGCAGATCGTCGACTATAAAAAAGATCCCGGCAACGGCTATACAAAGACCCTGCTTTGCTTTGTCCAGCTCTTTATCGTCTCCAACCAGACCGAGACCTACTACTTTGCCAACAACAACGACCGCCATTTTGCCTTCGACGCCGATGAAAACTTTTTGCCCATCTATCAGCACGCTGCAGAAGACAACGCCAAGATCACCCACATCGACGACTTTGCCGAGTCCTTCCTGCCCAAGTGTACTCTCGGCACCACCATCAGCCGCTACATGGTCCTCGTCGCCTCTGAGCAGAAAATGCTCATGATGCGCCCCTACCAGATTTACGCCGTCAAGGCCATCGACCAGTGCATCCGCGAAAACCGCGGCAACGGCTACGTCTGGCACACCACCGGCTCGGGCAAGACCCTCACCTCCTTCAAGGCCTCCACGCTGCTCAAACTCAACCCCGACATCCAAAAATGCCTGTTCGTCGTCGACCGCAAAGACCTCGACCGCCAGACCCGTGAAGAATTCAATCGATTCCAGGAGGGCTGCGTCGAAGAGAATACCAACACTGCCGCGCTGGTCCGCCGCCTCGTCTCGGACGACTATGCCGACAAGGTCATCGTCACCACCATCCAGAAGCTCGGCCTCGCCCTCGACGAAACCAGCAAATACAACAAGTTCGACAAGAAAAACGGCAAGGCCACCTTTAAACAGCGTCTCGAACCGCTTAGCGACAAGCGCATGGTCTTTATCTTCGACGAGTGCCACCGCTCCCAGTTCGGCCAGACTCACCAGACCATCAGGAACTTTTTCCCCAAGTCCCAACTCTTCGGCTTTACCGGCACGCCTATTTTTGAAGACAACGCCACGACAAAGAAGATCGATGGCGATATCGCCACGCTCAGAACCACCAAAGACCTCTTCCCCAGCGAACTGCACGCCTACACCATCACCCACGCCATCGAAGATAAAAACGTCCTTCGCTTCCACGTGGATTACTTTAAAGTGGCGGGAGCATCCTGCTCCCGAGCTACGGATGGCCAGGAGCAGGAGGGTCTCACTGCATGGGAATACTTTAATCCATCCACCGAGATCGAAATCCGCACGGGTGGCGATCTCCCTCATTGGGAGCAGGACTCGGTTTGGTATTTCGTCACCTTCCGGCTCGCCGACTCTTTGCCCCAAGCTGTTGTGGTAGAGATCAAGGAACAGCGCGACTGCTGGAAACAAAGCCACGACCTCGCCCACCTCACCCGCGATCAAATCGCCGAGTATCACCGCCTCTTTTCTGACCGCTACGAAAACCTGCTGAATGCAGGCAATGGCTCATGCGTCCTACGCGATCCCGACATTGCCAAGATTGTGGATGACGCCTTTCATCATTTTGAGGGGCAACGGTACGACCTGGACGAATATGTGATCATGCCCAATCACGTTCACGTCCTGGTCAAACCTCTGGCTGAATACCGGCTGGTCGATATTCTTCATTCCTGGAAATCATTCACCGCCAACCAAATCAACCGGCATTTGGGAAAAACAGGGCAGATATGGCAACACGAGTCATACGACCATATCGTTCGGCACGAGCGCGCGATGGAAGCGATCCGTCGCTATATTCGCGAACACCCAGTTGCGGGAGCTTCCAGCTCCCAAATGAAATCCAAGCCCAAGCCCAGGACAAGGAAGCAGGATGCTCCCGCCACTGTAGCCAAACGCGCCGCCATCGACGCCATTCTCGACAAGCACGACGCCGCCACCGGCGAGCGCCGCTTCAACGCGCTCTTTGCCACCGCCTCAATCAACGACGCCATCGAGTACCACGAGCTTTTCAAGCAGGTTCAGGCCGAGCGCCAGGCCGGCGATTCCGGCTTTGTGCCGCTTAAGGTCGCCGCTGTCTTTTCCCCGCCCGCCGAGGGCAACAAGGATGTCCAGCAGCTCCAGGAGGACCTGCCCCAGGAACTCGAAGACAACCAGCAGGAACCGGACAGGAAAAAAGAAGCGCTCAAGGCCATCATCGCCGACTATAACGGCCGCTACGGCACGAATCACTCCATCGGCGAGTTCGACGCCTACTACCAGGACGTCCAGAAACGCATCAAGGACCAGAAATACCCCAACCGTGACCTCCCCCAAAAGGGCAAGGAGAAGATTGACATCGCTATTGTCGTCGACATGCTTTTGACCGGTTTCGACGCCAAATACCTCAACACCCTCTACGTCGATAAGAACCTCAAGCATCACGGCCTCATCCAGGCCTTTTCCCGCACCAACCGGGTGCTCAATGCCGCCAAGCCCTACGGCCACATCCTCGACTTTCGCGGCCAGCAGGAAAAAGTCGATGAAGCCATCACCCTGTTCTCCGGCGCACGAGCCGAACACGCGAAGGATATCTGGCTCGTGGACAAGGCCCCCGTGGTGATCGAACAACTCAAGGCCGCCAGGCAGGAACTGGACGACTTTCTCCAGTCTCAGGGCCTTGAGGCGCGCCCCGAAGCCGTGCCCAACCTCAGGGGCGACGAAGCCCGCGTCGCCTTTGTCAAGCAGTTCAAAGAGGTCCAGCGCTTCACGACCCAGCTCGACCAGTACACCGACCTCACCGACGATCAGCGCCGGGAGATCGAGCAGACGCTCCCCAGGGACGACGCCCGCGCCTTCCGCGGCGTCTACATCGAAACCGCCAAACGCCTCAAAGCCAAACAGGACAAGACCGGCGGCGACATGCCCCGGGGTGACGACCGCGTCCGCGAGCCCTCGGATGAATATGGCAGTGATGCGATTGATCAGCTCGATTTCGAGTTCGTCCTCTTTGCCTCGGCCGATATCGACTATGACTATATCATGAACCTCATCGCCCGCTTTAGCGGGCAGACGCCGGACCAGCAGGAAATGAGCCGCGAGCAGCTCATCCGCCTCATCCGCTCCGACGCCAAGTTCATGGATGAACTCGACGAGATCACCGAATACGTCCGCACGCTGGAAACCGGCCGGCCCCTCACCGAGGAAGAGGTTCGCAACGGCTACCAGCGCTTCAAGGACGAGCGCCATGCCGCCGAACTTGCCGCCATCGCCGACACGCACGGCCTGACGACCGACGCCCTGCAAACCTTTGTGGACGCCATCCTCGAGCGCATGATCTTTGACGGCGAGCAGCTCACCGATCTCATGGAACCCCTCGATCTAAGCTGGCGCGAACGCCGCGAGAAAGAACTGGCGCTAATGGACGACCTGGTGCCGCTGCTGAAGAAACGCGCGGGTGGGCGAATCATCTCCGGACTGAACGCATATGAACAATAA